A genomic segment from Candidatus Brocadia sinica JPN1 encodes:
- the metK gene encoding methionine adenosyltransferase: MKKGRHVFTSESVSMGHPDKVADQISDAVLDAMLEQDPMSRVACETLVTTGVAFVAGEFTTKANANIPDIVRNTIKEIGYNDASMGFDYNTCAVLTSIGKQSPDISQGVSGEGLYKEHGAGDQGMMFGYACNDTPELMPLPIMLAHRIIIKLAELRQNGTLKYLRPDAKSQVTIEYQDHTPVRVHTVVISTQHAPDVKYETIKDDMIEKIAKQVIPVNLMDGKTIYHINPTGRFVIGGPQGDCGLTGRKIIVDTYGGWGRHGGGAFSGKDPTKVDRSACYAARHIAKNVVASGLAERCEAQVAYAIGVAKPLAIHIATEGTGKIPDEKLTQICEKVFDMTPKGIIDRLKLRRPIYKITARHGHFGRPEDTFTWEKTDMVDALRNAADI; this comes from the coding sequence ATGAAGAAGGGAAGGCATGTATTTACCTCAGAATCAGTATCCATGGGACACCCAGATAAGGTCGCTGACCAGATATCTGACGCGGTGCTGGATGCAATGCTTGAGCAAGACCCGATGAGCAGGGTAGCGTGTGAAACATTGGTGACGACAGGTGTTGCCTTTGTAGCGGGAGAATTTACCACAAAGGCCAATGCAAACATTCCCGATATTGTAAGAAATACCATAAAAGAAATCGGTTACAATGATGCTTCAATGGGATTCGATTATAATACCTGTGCGGTTCTTACCAGCATAGGCAAACAATCACCAGATATCTCACAAGGGGTGAGTGGCGAAGGCCTCTATAAGGAGCACGGGGCTGGTGATCAGGGAATGATGTTTGGCTATGCTTGTAACGACACCCCTGAACTCATGCCGCTTCCTATTATGCTAGCTCACAGGATTATTATAAAACTCGCCGAACTAAGGCAAAACGGGACATTAAAATATCTCCGCCCCGATGCAAAATCTCAGGTTACCATTGAATATCAGGATCATACGCCTGTCAGGGTACATACCGTAGTTATTTCTACCCAACATGCGCCGGATGTAAAATATGAGACCATAAAAGATGATATGATTGAAAAGATTGCGAAACAGGTGATACCAGTAAACCTCATGGATGGTAAAACGATTTATCATATAAATCCCACTGGACGTTTCGTGATCGGTGGTCCCCAGGGGGACTGCGGCTTGACAGGGCGAAAGATTATCGTGGATACGTATGGTGGATGGGGGCGTCACGGTGGTGGCGCTTTTTCAGGAAAAGACCCAACGAAGGTTGATAGAAGCGCTTGCTATGCTGCCAGACACATCGCAAAAAATGTAGTAGCTTCCGGCCTGGCAGAACGGTGCGAAGCACAAGTAGCTTATGCTATTGGTGTGGCAAAGCCCCTTGCCATCCACATCGCTACGGAAGGCACAGGCAAGATCCCCGATGAAAAGCTTACCCAAATTTGTGAAAAGGTTTTCGATATGACCCCAAAGGGTATTATTGATCGGTTAAAACTCAGAAGACCGATATACAAGATTACCGCCAGACACGGACATTTCGGTCGTCCAGAAGACACCTTTACGTGGGAAAAGACCGATATGGTAGATGCCCTGAGAAATGCTGCTGACATTTAA
- a CDS encoding cysteine hydrolase family protein: protein MENAKQPGKEKYALLIADMLNDFVNKGASLEVPTARAIIGNIRKEIKKARKKHIPIIYCCDTHKEKDPEFQLWPRHAVKGTEGADVIKQLKPQKEDFVVAKKSYSCFYKTSLDKLLKRLGITHFIITGVVTNICVLYTAADAYMRGYKIIIPQDCVAALTESEHQFALQQIKRLFHAEIL, encoded by the coding sequence ATGGAAAATGCAAAACAACCCGGCAAAGAAAAGTATGCCCTTCTCATCGCTGATATGTTAAACGATTTTGTTAATAAAGGAGCTTCTCTCGAAGTTCCCACCGCAAGAGCGATAATCGGTAACATCAGGAAAGAAATAAAAAAGGCAAGGAAGAAGCATATTCCCATTATTTACTGCTGCGATACACATAAAGAGAAAGACCCAGAATTTCAGCTATGGCCAAGGCATGCCGTAAAAGGAACCGAAGGTGCGGACGTTATCAAACAACTGAAACCACAGAAAGAAGATTTTGTGGTGGCAAAAAAAAGCTACTCCTGCTTTTATAAAACCTCTCTGGATAAATTGCTCAAAAGATTAGGCATAACGCATTTCATAATTACCGGAGTAGTAACAAACATTTGTGTTTTATATACTGCAGCAGATGCCTATATGAGAGGCTATAAAATTATTATCCCTCAGGATTGCGTTGCTGCGCTTACCGAAAGTGAACACCAATTTGCCTTGCAGCAAATAAAGCGGCTTTTCCATGCGGAGATACTGTAA
- a CDS encoding DUF362 domain-containing protein, whose translation MKSKVYFIKVENGEDVSSLAQKTNYLFDFAGFADEIQKNDMVAVKTSFGEKGNIGYLKPPVVKAVVDKVKDCKGKPFLIETNTLYVGRRTNAVDHLSHAHEHGFSYESVGAPIIIGDGLFGEHDVQVEINQKLCKYAYVAGVAKAANAIVSIAHVTGHLATGMGATLKNIGMGLSSRGGKLAQHSGVIPQILKKRCNTCGACGRWCPVGAITMGEQYAIIDPKICIGCGECLAVCQFDAVKIAWDESTVNLQKKVAEHCLAILKGKTGKVVFFNFLTHITKHCDCMDKPFNQDMKDIGIVASRDPVAIEKATTDIIKERIGKDFFKEAWPNIDYTIQISYAQEIGLGSMDYDLVPCGQEDDIVV comes from the coding sequence ATGAAGAGTAAGGTCTATTTTATCAAGGTAGAAAATGGTGAGGATGTTTCTTCCCTTGCACAAAAGACGAATTATCTCTTTGATTTTGCTGGTTTTGCGGATGAAATTCAGAAAAATGACATGGTGGCAGTAAAAACCAGCTTCGGCGAAAAAGGGAATATTGGATATCTCAAGCCACCTGTCGTTAAAGCGGTAGTTGACAAGGTAAAGGATTGTAAAGGAAAACCCTTTTTGATAGAGACGAATACCCTGTATGTGGGTCGTCGCACCAACGCCGTTGATCATCTCTCACATGCCCACGAGCACGGTTTCAGCTACGAAAGCGTTGGAGCCCCCATTATTATTGGGGACGGGCTCTTTGGCGAACATGACGTGCAGGTAGAGATCAACCAGAAACTGTGCAAATATGCTTACGTAGCCGGTGTCGCTAAGGCGGCAAATGCCATTGTCTCAATCGCTCACGTAACAGGGCATCTGGCAACCGGTATGGGAGCTACCCTGAAAAATATTGGGATGGGACTCTCCTCTCGTGGCGGAAAACTGGCACAACACTCCGGCGTAATTCCTCAAATTCTTAAGAAACGGTGCAATACCTGTGGCGCATGTGGCAGATGGTGCCCGGTGGGAGCGATTACGATGGGTGAGCAGTATGCCATTATCGACCCGAAGATATGTATTGGTTGCGGGGAATGTCTGGCCGTTTGTCAGTTTGATGCGGTAAAGATTGCCTGGGATGAGAGCACGGTCAACCTGCAAAAAAAGGTTGCGGAACACTGCCTGGCTATTTTAAAAGGGAAGACAGGTAAGGTGGTCTTTTTCAATTTCCTGACCCATATTACCAAGCACTGCGATTGTATGGATAAGCCTTTTAATCAGGATATGAAAGATATCGGCATCGTTGCGTCCAGAGACCCTGTCGCAATTGAAAAGGCAACAACGGACATTATCAAAGAACGTATTGGAAAAGACTTTTTCAAAGAAGCCTGGCCTAACATTGATTACACGATTCAAATTTCTTACGCACAGGAGATTGGGCTGGGCAGTATGGATTACGATCTGGTACCCTGTGGACAAGAAGACGACATCGTAGTTTAG
- a CDS encoding Na+ dependent nucleoside transporter N-terminal domain-containing protein, giving the protein MIIQGVLGILALITIAWSMSENEWKVNLYNVMVRLAIQFILAAVMLKLPVFKEIFQVMSKVAVSLEEATKAGGFFCVWLSWRRFTSL; this is encoded by the coding sequence ATGATTATTCAAGGTGTCCTTGGAATACTGGCTTTGATCACTATAGCCTGGTCCATGAGTGAAAACGAATGGAAGGTTAACTTGTACAATGTCATGGTACGGCTTGCAATACAATTCATACTGGCTGCGGTTATGCTGAAACTTCCCGTGTTCAAAGAGATCTTTCAGGTGATGAGCAAAGTTGCTGTGTCTCTGGAAGAAGCTACGAAGGCGGGGGGCTTCTTCTGTGTTTGGCTATCTTGGCGGAGGTTCACTTCCCTTTGA
- a CDS encoding alkaline phosphatase family protein: MGKKTIVIGLDGTPYSLVHKLTQQGICPNLSKLLSAGSLREMKSTHPAVSSVAWTSFMTGKNPAKHGVFGFMDRIPNTYDMYYPNSKHIQGKPIWDILSNYNKRSVVINVPSTYPASEMNGILIAGFVAIDLGRASFPASIVPALKEMGYKIDVETQLIHESKDKLFDDLFLTLEKRTRAILHFMKNEVWDLFIGIFTETDRLHHFFWEFTERNDPKYSPLFLDYYKKIDAAIGKIMENIDNDTTLILLSDHGFCALQQEVYINHWLKEEGFLHFKTTPPKSLADMGEGSRAYCLDPGRIYINLKGREPHGCVEAGNDYEQLRNMLISKLTGLKDPVTKTTIIDKIHKREEIYHGKYFDRAPDLVIEPKHGYDLKGAIYKEALLGKGVFSGMHTYDNAFVYVNHKNITQHSLAITDVTATILHSLDIPLPGDMDGVNFVKWN; the protein is encoded by the coding sequence ATGGGGAAAAAAACGATTGTCATTGGCCTGGATGGAACTCCTTACAGCCTCGTTCATAAATTAACACAACAAGGTATCTGCCCAAATTTATCCAAATTACTCTCCGCGGGTTCACTCCGGGAGATGAAGTCCACACACCCTGCAGTATCATCAGTAGCATGGACGTCATTTATGACAGGGAAAAACCCGGCCAAACACGGCGTTTTTGGCTTCATGGACAGAATTCCCAACACCTACGATATGTACTACCCTAATTCAAAACATATACAGGGTAAACCGATCTGGGATATCCTCAGCAATTATAACAAGCGGTCTGTCGTGATTAACGTGCCATCGACGTACCCTGCCTCAGAAATGAATGGTATCCTTATAGCGGGATTCGTTGCAATAGACCTTGGTCGGGCATCGTTTCCAGCTTCAATTGTGCCCGCTTTGAAGGAAATGGGATACAAAATCGATGTTGAAACACAACTCATTCATGAGTCAAAGGACAAGTTGTTTGACGATTTATTTCTGACATTGGAAAAGAGAACCAGGGCAATTCTCCATTTCATGAAGAATGAAGTCTGGGACCTTTTTATTGGAATATTTACAGAGACAGATAGACTGCACCACTTCTTCTGGGAATTTACGGAAAGAAACGACCCCAAATACAGCCCTTTATTTCTGGACTATTATAAAAAAATAGACGCCGCTATCGGCAAAATTATGGAAAATATTGACAACGACACCACGCTTATTCTTCTGTCTGACCACGGATTTTGTGCTTTACAACAGGAGGTATATATTAATCACTGGTTAAAGGAGGAGGGTTTTTTACATTTCAAAACGACTCCGCCTAAATCCTTAGCTGATATGGGCGAGGGATCAAGGGCTTACTGTCTTGACCCCGGAAGAATTTATATCAATCTGAAAGGACGGGAACCACATGGATGTGTAGAGGCAGGCAATGATTATGAACAATTGAGGAACATGCTCATATCCAAACTTACTGGGTTGAAAGACCCTGTCACAAAAACAACCATAATTGATAAAATCCACAAACGGGAAGAAATATATCATGGAAAATATTTCGACAGAGCGCCTGACCTGGTGATAGAACCCAAGCATGGCTACGATTTAAAAGGGGCTATCTATAAGGAAGCGCTCTTGGGTAAGGGAGTTTTTAGCGGTATGCATACCTACGACAATGCTTTTGTGTATGTGAATCACAAAAATATCACCCAGCATTCTTTAGCGATTACCGATGTTACAGCAACTATCTTACATTCGCTGGATATTCCGCTACCTGGTGATATGGACGGTGTAAATTTTGTAAAATGGAACTAA
- a CDS encoding OsmC family protein has translation MTQEKKVNGVDVGQLFSTIENIKKKPEIAKFKFRATNKWVDGTHNRATIKDFYGAGKEDTSREPMVFELDEPPVLLGKNKGANPVEYLLVALSGCLTTSLIAHASAKGITVKAVESRLEGDLDLRGFLGISQDVKVGYENIRVYFKIDADIAEVQKEELIRMAQKYSPVFNSIAAPVPVSVLLDKR, from the coding sequence ATGACACAGGAAAAGAAAGTCAACGGAGTAGATGTCGGCCAGTTGTTTAGTACGATAGAAAATATTAAGAAAAAACCTGAAATTGCGAAGTTCAAATTCCGGGCAACCAATAAATGGGTCGACGGCACACACAATCGTGCAACTATAAAAGATTTTTATGGTGCTGGCAAGGAGGATACTTCCCGGGAGCCTATGGTATTTGAACTGGATGAACCTCCTGTTCTTTTGGGGAAGAATAAGGGCGCTAATCCTGTCGAATATCTTCTTGTTGCCTTGTCTGGTTGTCTGACGACAAGCCTGATTGCTCATGCATCTGCCAAAGGAATCACAGTAAAGGCAGTTGAATCCAGATTAGAGGGTGATTTGGACCTCCGGGGATTTCTTGGAATATCGCAAGACGTGAAAGTCGGCTATGAGAATATCCGCGTGTACTTCAAAATCGATGCGGATATAGCTGAAGTACAGAAGGAGGAACTCATCCGTATGGCTCAGAAATACTCACCGGTATTTAATTCTATAGCAGCTCCGGTGCCTGTCTCTGTTCTACTGGACAAGAGATGA
- the mqnE gene encoding aminofutalosine synthase MqnE, which yields MKMEKLLKSLSIYDILQKAEQGERLNFADGVRLFKSNDILPIGHIANIVREQKNGNTAYYITNRHINYSNICKNRCKFCAFSRDKEESGSYEMDMGEILEKAVAAVEEGATELHIVGGLHPDIPFGFYIKMLREIHESCPDIHIQAFTAVEIEHLSQIARLSVHQTLKELKEAGLGSLPGGGAEVFSPKIREQLCPEKLSGDGWLQVMREAHTLGLRSNATMLYGHVETHEDRINHLIKLRELQDETGGFMSFIPLAFHPKNTELSNRSSTTAMLDLKVISISRLMLDNFDHIKAFWIMLGIKLSQVSLSFGVDDIDGTVQEEKITHAAGAETPEALSVREIIKLIKEAGREPVERDTLYNPVRRKQRDVMLQKA from the coding sequence ATGAAAATGGAAAAATTATTAAAATCATTATCCATATACGATATCCTTCAAAAGGCGGAACAGGGTGAACGACTAAACTTTGCGGATGGTGTGCGGCTTTTCAAGTCCAATGATATTCTCCCTATTGGTCATATCGCAAACATCGTCCGTGAACAAAAAAACGGCAATACGGCATACTATATTACCAATCGACATATCAACTACTCCAATATCTGCAAGAATCGTTGTAAGTTCTGCGCCTTTAGCAGGGACAAAGAAGAATCCGGTTCATACGAGATGGATATGGGGGAAATCCTCGAAAAGGCCGTAGCTGCGGTTGAAGAAGGTGCAACGGAACTCCATATCGTCGGCGGATTGCATCCGGATATTCCATTCGGTTTTTATATAAAGATGCTCCGTGAAATTCACGAAAGCTGTCCTGATATACATATCCAGGCATTTACCGCAGTAGAAATCGAACACCTGTCTCAGATAGCAAGACTTTCCGTACATCAAACGTTGAAGGAACTTAAAGAGGCCGGGCTGGGCTCATTGCCGGGAGGTGGCGCGGAGGTATTTTCTCCAAAGATTCGGGAGCAATTATGTCCGGAAAAACTCAGCGGCGATGGGTGGTTACAGGTAATGCGTGAGGCCCATACCCTGGGATTACGGAGCAATGCAACAATGCTCTATGGTCATGTGGAAACTCATGAGGACAGGATTAACCATCTCATAAAGTTGAGAGAACTTCAAGACGAAACGGGCGGATTTATGTCTTTTATCCCGCTGGCATTCCATCCGAAAAACACTGAACTATCAAACCGTTCCAGTACTACAGCCATGCTGGATTTAAAGGTCATTTCAATAAGCCGGTTGATGCTCGACAACTTTGACCACATAAAGGCATTCTGGATTATGCTGGGAATCAAGCTGTCCCAGGTTTCTCTCAGCTTCGGCGTGGACGATATTGATGGAACCGTACAGGAAGAAAAAATAACCCATGCTGCTGGTGCAGAAACGCCGGAGGCATTATCCGTCCGCGAAATCATCAAGCTGATCAAAGAGGCTGGCCGCGAACCCGTCGAGAGGGACACACTTTATAATCCGGTAAGAAGAAAACAACGGGATGTCATGCTTCAAAAGGCATAA
- a CDS encoding c-type cytochrome, producing MKLLRLSYIIPTVVGLGLSITSSAWALTHHTPGDTTKSPYTIFAGLGFAVQESCYFCHGNGGKGTAKGHEYGVPDFTDPAFQSSKTDEQLVKHINAGKGKCPGYQGKMSPEMIEKMVEIVRNFGTK from the coding sequence ATGAAATTGTTGCGTTTATCATACATAATACCCACCGTTGTAGGTCTGGGGTTATCTATAACCAGTTCAGCATGGGCATTGACTCATCACACCCCTGGCGATACGACAAAGAGTCCATATACGATTTTCGCTGGTCTTGGTTTTGCTGTACAAGAGAGCTGTTATTTTTGCCACGGAAATGGTGGTAAGGGTACCGCTAAGGGGCACGAGTACGGAGTTCCTGATTTTACCGATCCAGCTTTCCAATCGTCAAAAACAGATGAACAGCTGGTAAAGCACATCAACGCGGGTAAGGGAAAATGCCCTGGTTATCAGGGAAAGATGTCACCTGAAATGATCGAGAAGATGGTAGAAATTGTGAGAAATTTTGGTACAAAATAA
- a CDS encoding FAD-dependent oxidoreductase: MTAFPKLFSPFKIGSLSVKNRMVMSPMETHLCDKEGFVTEEIIAYYRERALGGVGYITLENTAIDPVGRVNDGMLCIHDNKFIPGLKKLTDSIHTVGGKIVIQLSHAGKEALSYFTGLKPVAPSAIPSPLTKEMPKELTGEEIKAIINKFADGAIRAIKSGFDGVEIHMAHGYLANQFLSPESNIRTDDYGGDTARRSRFAREIVETIRKHVPEDYPVICRISADEYTNSGLKLEESKEIARILEKAGASAIHVSACNYASAFFNIPCYYLEEGCFIHLAEGIKSVVKIPVLAVGRIVNPTMAENVLQENKADLIVLGRTLIADPYFPNKVKEGRLDEVRTCISCNRCIESISEKKLVCTVNPYIGKEGISCTTKTTQPKKILIIGGGPAGLSAAHLLSSRGHNVTLWEKESQLGGSFRYASLAPRKESLGKFLDYLISQVKKTNTTILLNKEATAESIKQFSADAVVLAHGARNVPVEINGTQNNGVLNVTKAFLSADTMGNNIAIVGGGPEGCELADFLASRGKKITLIEMRRVLGLGLVAHPRYHVCERLKKMGAQLHINAKVTEIGHNYLVISRRREADQKLDGFDTIVIPTLHQPNSTLAASIQTFVPEVYTAGDAVAGRTALEAVAEGVEIGIKI, encoded by the coding sequence ATGACTGCTTTTCCGAAACTCTTCAGCCCATTTAAGATAGGTTCACTCAGCGTAAAGAACCGTATGGTGATGTCCCCTATGGAAACCCATTTATGCGATAAAGAGGGCTTTGTAACAGAGGAGATTATCGCTTACTACAGAGAGCGTGCTTTGGGAGGAGTGGGATACATTACCCTGGAAAATACTGCTATTGATCCCGTTGGCAGGGTTAATGACGGTATGCTATGCATACATGATAACAAATTTATTCCGGGTTTAAAAAAACTAACGGACAGCATCCACACAGTAGGCGGAAAGATTGTTATACAATTAAGCCATGCAGGCAAAGAGGCGTTGTCCTATTTTACCGGTCTGAAACCAGTAGCCCCTTCTGCCATTCCGAGCCCTTTAACCAAGGAAATGCCCAAGGAATTAACGGGTGAAGAAATCAAGGCTATAATCAATAAATTCGCCGATGGTGCCATCCGTGCCATAAAGTCAGGATTCGATGGTGTCGAAATCCACATGGCGCATGGATATCTGGCGAATCAATTCCTTTCCCCGGAATCGAATATACGAACAGACGATTACGGGGGAGACACAGCCCGCCGTTCACGATTTGCCAGGGAGATTGTCGAAACCATCAGAAAACATGTACCCGAAGACTATCCGGTAATATGCCGTATCAGCGCAGACGAGTACACCAATTCTGGACTCAAACTGGAGGAAAGTAAAGAGATAGCCAGGATACTTGAAAAGGCTGGCGCCAGCGCCATTCACGTTTCTGCATGCAACTACGCATCCGCCTTTTTTAATATACCCTGTTATTATTTAGAAGAAGGCTGTTTTATCCATCTTGCAGAAGGGATCAAGTCTGTTGTAAAAATACCCGTATTAGCTGTTGGCAGGATTGTTAATCCCACGATGGCCGAAAACGTACTGCAAGAAAACAAGGCCGACCTCATTGTATTGGGGCGCACCCTTATTGCTGACCCATACTTCCCCAACAAGGTAAAAGAAGGCCGGCTTGATGAGGTAAGAACCTGCATAAGCTGTAACCGGTGTATCGAAAGTATCTCCGAGAAAAAGCTTGTATGCACGGTTAACCCTTACATTGGCAAAGAAGGCATTTCCTGCACAACAAAAACCACACAACCAAAGAAAATACTTATCATTGGGGGTGGACCTGCCGGGCTCTCTGCTGCTCATTTACTATCCAGCCGTGGACATAATGTTACTTTGTGGGAAAAGGAGTCACAGCTTGGCGGAAGTTTTCGTTATGCATCCCTGGCGCCCAGGAAAGAGTCCTTGGGAAAATTTCTCGATTATTTAATAAGCCAGGTTAAAAAGACAAATACTACGATTCTGCTCAACAAAGAAGCAACTGCTGAATCTATCAAACAATTTTCGGCCGATGCAGTCGTTCTTGCGCATGGAGCCAGAAACGTTCCCGTTGAAATCAATGGCACACAAAACAACGGCGTACTGAATGTTACGAAAGCCTTCCTGTCTGCTGATACCATGGGAAATAACATAGCCATTGTTGGCGGGGGCCCGGAGGGTTGCGAACTTGCCGACTTCCTCGCATCCCGGGGCAAAAAAATTACCCTTATAGAAATGCGGCGTGTCCTTGGATTAGGTTTGGTTGCGCATCCCCGCTATCATGTTTGCGAACGTCTGAAAAAAATGGGCGCTCAATTACATATCAACGCAAAGGTCACTGAGATTGGGCACAATTACCTCGTCATCAGCCGCCGAAGAGAAGCAGATCAGAAACTTGATGGGTTTGATACGATCGTTATTCCCACGCTTCATCAACCCAACAGTACCCTTGCAGCATCTATTCAAACCTTTGTTCCTGAGGTTTATACTGCCGGTGATGCAGTGGCAGGCCGTACAGCGCTTGAAGCCGTTGCTGAAGGTGTAGAAATCGGGATAAAAATATAA
- a CDS encoding cytochrome c, translating to MRLKKGIFAGTITLFIAAVSSVSYGQASQGELCKKMWDNFQTMRAMTGLSAADDSQFAKFSAAAKAINADTETSKGKFATDKNYNVLNDEVLYHSTEIDKAASNKDLEEIQVQFRRLTIACRNCHKIYRSELKLVP from the coding sequence ATGAGGCTAAAAAAAGGTATTTTCGCCGGAACGATTACATTATTCATTGCTGCGGTGTCATCAGTGAGTTATGGACAGGCAAGCCAGGGCGAGTTATGTAAAAAAATGTGGGATAACTTTCAGACAATGAGAGCTATGACCGGGCTTTCCGCTGCAGATGATAGTCAATTTGCGAAATTTTCGGCAGCTGCAAAGGCAATTAACGCAGATACTGAGACTTCCAAGGGCAAATTTGCAACCGATAAGAATTATAACGTTTTGAATGACGAGGTTCTCTATCATTCAACCGAGATTGATAAGGCAGCATCAAACAAGGATCTCGAAGAAATTCAGGTGCAGTTCAGAAGGCTAACGATTGCCTGCAGGAATTGTCATAAGATTTATAGATCAGAGCTAAAGCTCGTTCCGTAA
- a CDS encoding MBL fold metallo-hydrolase: MELTIIGSGTGMPSEKRAYPCTLLKIRDKHLIFDTGPGSLRQLFLAGITYLDIDHIYYSHFHPDHSLDLVSFLFAMRYNEPKRTKPLSITGPTGLKAFHEGLLWVFGETIKPKTFDLHLKEIDKGEIVYCDWKVIVEPTQHSMHSIGFRIESLEGKTLTYSGDTDYCEGILRLARKVNTLILECSFPDGQKVEGHLTPRLCAQIAKESQCDRLLLSHFYPVCDFSIKKNTCLPGELKNIYHGEVIFAEDFARFTL, encoded by the coding sequence ATGGAACTAACGATTATCGGTTCTGGCACAGGCATGCCATCGGAGAAAAGGGCATATCCATGTACCCTCTTAAAGATAAGAGACAAACATCTTATTTTTGACACCGGCCCCGGCTCTTTAAGGCAACTATTCCTTGCAGGTATTACCTATTTGGATATTGACCACATCTACTATTCCCATTTCCACCCAGACCACTCGCTGGACCTTGTTTCATTCCTTTTTGCAATGCGATATAATGAGCCGAAAAGAACCAAGCCTCTTTCTATTACAGGTCCCACGGGTTTAAAGGCATTTCATGAAGGCTTGTTATGGGTATTTGGAGAAACGATAAAACCCAAAACCTTTGATCTGCATCTAAAAGAAATCGACAAAGGGGAAATAGTCTATTGTGATTGGAAGGTTATCGTAGAGCCCACACAACATTCAATGCATAGTATCGGCTTCCGCATAGAATCCTTAGAGGGTAAAACTCTGACGTACTCAGGTGATACGGATTATTGTGAAGGCATCCTGCGTTTAGCCAGAAAAGTTAATACCCTGATTCTTGAATGCTCTTTTCCAGATGGCCAAAAGGTTGAAGGCCATCTTACCCCCAGACTTTGCGCTCAAATTGCGAAGGAATCACAATGCGACAGATTACTATTGTCGCACTTTTATCCAGTCTGTGATTTCAGCATAAAGAAGAATACCTGCTTACCAGGGGAACTGAAAAATATTTATCATGGTGAGGTCATTTTTGCAGAGGATTTTGCAAGATTTACCCTTTAA